A window of the Microbulbifer aggregans genome harbors these coding sequences:
- a CDS encoding ROK family protein yields MNECVLAADLGGTKIRTAAFMAGEAHFVSDRPTDLSAGRDGVMAALRAAIADCREQASTNGWAPVAVGVSCAGVIDPQQGLVVDATAAIPGWKGTRVAELLEQELGLPVAVENDVKAALLGELCRSPVYREGTTVMLALGTGLGGAIAIDGEILSGASQVAGHFGRTRLPSPWQSGKTLALEDLVSGTGLANIANHLAGANSFDNGRDVLSALRRGEAPGRAACERFCDFLLLALENIYWSLNPDRVLIGGGLVAAREDWWHLLEQKQAAAGLPLLLEPAGLGNDAGIYGAAALAHTHANTGVV; encoded by the coding sequence ATGAATGAGTGCGTGCTCGCCGCTGACCTGGGCGGCACCAAGATTCGCACCGCGGCCTTTATGGCTGGTGAGGCGCATTTTGTTAGTGACCGACCAACGGATCTCAGCGCGGGTCGCGACGGCGTGATGGCGGCGCTGCGCGCTGCCATTGCGGATTGCCGGGAGCAGGCATCCACCAATGGTTGGGCGCCGGTCGCAGTAGGCGTGTCCTGTGCCGGCGTGATTGATCCACAGCAGGGTTTGGTCGTCGATGCGACTGCAGCCATCCCCGGCTGGAAGGGCACCCGGGTCGCCGAATTGCTGGAGCAGGAGCTTGGACTGCCCGTCGCGGTGGAGAATGACGTAAAGGCTGCGCTGCTTGGGGAACTGTGCCGATCACCCGTGTATCGCGAGGGCACCACGGTCATGTTGGCGCTGGGCACTGGCCTCGGCGGTGCCATCGCCATCGATGGGGAAATACTGTCGGGTGCTTCTCAGGTGGCGGGCCATTTCGGCCGCACGCGCCTGCCCAGCCCCTGGCAGAGCGGCAAGACGCTCGCACTGGAAGACCTGGTTTCCGGCACTGGCCTGGCAAATATCGCCAACCACCTCGCCGGTGCGAACAGCTTCGACAACGGTCGCGATGTGCTGTCTGCACTGCGCCGCGGTGAGGCGCCCGGCCGTGCGGCCTGCGAGCGTTTCTGTGATTTCCTCCTTCTCGCATTGGAAAATATCTACTGGTCACTGAACCCGGATCGGGTACTGATCGGCGGTGGTCTGGTCGCCGCGCGGGAAGACTGGTGGCATCTGCTGGAGCAAAAGCAGGCTGCCGCAGGCTTGCCGCTGTTGCTGGAGCCAGCGGGGCTTGGCAACGATGCCGGCATTTACGGTGCCGCCGCGCTCGCCCACACCCACGCAAATACCGGAGTGGTGTGA
- a CDS encoding ABC transporter substrate-binding protein, giving the protein MQLILGPVTRLIAVGIAALFSACVSAATQIQFWTMQLSPFHDEYVNGLIAEFERQNPDVRVKWVDVPWKEMEKKVLASVAARTAPDLVNLNPQFAAKLAQYGALADPERFLSPEEISAYLPNIWQANKYRGQSFAIPWYLSTTVTIFNRELLEQAGARVPSDHIELLDTAKRIRNTLDKYAYFPAMDGSHPMESLVAMGAQLVDEGRGAVGFDNEAGQAFFRYYRDLYQQGLIPRNVLTEGHRKAVDLFQSGEVAMITTGMQFLNNIRINSPDLFKKIGIAPQLKVKDAPFNVAVMNLAVPALSKNKEAAFRFATFVTNHENQMALAHRVPLMPSTAESYRDPFFSELGPEPGIVDRARLLSAQQILEGGVLVPPLPNYSKLKTSFVYNLQSAMLGRLSVDEALDETAQTWALFLGGSDE; this is encoded by the coding sequence ATGCAATTGATCCTCGGCCCAGTCACCAGGCTGATCGCGGTCGGCATCGCAGCACTGTTCAGTGCCTGTGTCAGTGCCGCCACCCAGATCCAGTTCTGGACCATGCAGCTCTCCCCCTTTCACGATGAATACGTGAACGGGCTGATCGCCGAATTCGAGCGACAGAACCCGGACGTGCGCGTGAAGTGGGTGGACGTGCCGTGGAAGGAAATGGAAAAGAAGGTGCTCGCCTCCGTGGCCGCGCGCACCGCCCCCGACCTGGTCAACCTCAACCCGCAGTTTGCCGCCAAGCTGGCCCAGTACGGAGCACTGGCAGATCCGGAGCGCTTCCTGAGCCCGGAAGAGATCAGCGCCTATCTGCCGAATATCTGGCAGGCGAATAAATACCGCGGACAGAGCTTTGCCATCCCCTGGTACCTCTCCACCACCGTGACCATTTTCAATCGCGAGCTGCTGGAACAGGCCGGCGCCAGGGTGCCGTCAGACCACATCGAACTGCTGGATACCGCCAAACGCATTCGCAACACGCTGGACAAGTACGCTTACTTCCCGGCGATGGACGGCAGTCATCCGATGGAAAGCCTGGTGGCCATGGGGGCACAGCTGGTGGATGAAGGTCGGGGTGCGGTTGGGTTTGATAATGAGGCCGGCCAGGCGTTTTTCCGTTACTACCGCGATCTCTATCAGCAGGGCCTGATCCCGCGCAATGTGCTGACCGAAGGGCATCGTAAGGCCGTCGACCTGTTCCAGTCGGGCGAGGTGGCCATGATCACCACCGGCATGCAGTTCCTGAACAATATCCGCATCAACTCCCCCGACCTTTTTAAAAAAATCGGCATTGCGCCGCAGCTTAAGGTTAAGGATGCACCCTTCAACGTGGCGGTGATGAATCTGGCTGTGCCAGCACTATCCAAAAACAAGGAAGCCGCATTCCGTTTTGCCACCTTCGTCACTAATCACGAAAACCAGATGGCACTGGCTCACCGCGTGCCGCTGATGCCATCCACCGCCGAGAGCTATCGCGATCCGTTCTTCAGCGAACTTGGCCCAGAGCCCGGCATCGTCGATCGCGCCCGCCTGCTGTCGGCGCAGCAGATTCTTGAGGGTGGCGTGCTGGTGCCGCCGCTGCCCAACTACAGCAAGCTGAAAACCAGTTTTGTCTACAACCTGCAGTCCGCCATGCTGGGGAGATTGAGCGTGGATGAAGCGCTTGATGAAACCGCGCAGACCTGGGCACTTTTTCTGGGAGGTTCCGATGAATGA